The nucleotide window ggtagagagagaagagagtgagagagacaagacaaAGAGAGTGAATGGTGGTTCTTAAGTGTCTGTGCTAACACTGTTGTCTACCAGATTaaccttaccctaaccccagctcccagccccaACTCGTCCTCACCTTCGTAGTTGACCTGACCGTCTCCGTCAATGTCTGCTTCTCTGATCATCTCGTCCACCTCCTCGTCTGTGAGCTTCTCCCCCAGGTTCGTCATCACGTGACGCAGCTCCGCTGCGCTGATGTAGCCGTTGCCATCCTGGAATTGGAGCACATGGAAATCCCAGTTGGACAATTATGTCAGGAAAAAAGGAAGTATTTGGCGAATCTCAAGAGCATACACCTGTTTTGCAGTATGAGATTTAACTGGTTGGATGAAGCTTCTTATTTCTTTCCCTCAACTTCCATGAAGTAGTAAAGTAGTACAGTTTAGTGTAAGAAGTATTAGTACTAGCACTAGTAGTAATAGACAGGTATTCAAGTAGAGCGAATGTGACTAATCAATTTTACCTTGTCAAATACCCGGAAAGCTTCACGGATCTCCTCCTCGCTGTCTGTGTCCTTCATTTTTCTGgccatcatggtgaggaactCTGGGAAGTCAATGGTTCCATTGCCTGTGAAGGACACAGAAAAACCATGAGGAACCGACGTACCTTTTGTAGTTTTTTAAAACAAACATAAATGGTAAAGTAGTTCTCCTGTAATAAAGGAGGAGCTTGTGAGTGAGATGGTGGTCTGGTTTCCAGCAGGCAGCAGCTCCCTGACTAACACGTTCGGAGGATGAGCACAGACGTAAACAGGTCTTTTCACAGCAGAAAAGATGTGTATGCTAGCGTGTGTACACGGCGCATACACCATCTTCGCCCGCTCATCCATAGTGCAGGCTTCCCCTGAGGAGAGCACCATAAATCagacctctctttctttccatcagATAGAGGTCACACACTGCGCCGGCTTCCCTCCcaactcctcatccctcccagaCCGCCTGTCTAAGGTGATGTGTGGGCCTCCATGTCAAGTCTGGGAGGGTGAGTAGGGGGATAAATGGATGAACAGAGGTCAGAATTCCTGGAGGTCAATAACCAGGTTTATGCTCCAGCTGGGATTACTGGGTCGTGATCATAAGACCCTGGACTGGAAGTGATCTGTAATCTACTTCTCACGTCGCGCACGGGGGGTGGTCTCATCGCCGCACCGAAACCGATCCACGCACGCAGGAGACAAGATGGTGGCGAAGGCGGcggcagtgtgtgagagaggcccTGTGATTAAGGTTAGGTAAAAATAAAGTGCATTGATCTGCGTTGGGATTGGAAGGCAGGTCAGTATCTCAGAGGGAAAGCCGGGACCATGTGGGATTAGCTCGGCGTGGGGATGATGGGATCGCTTGGCCTGGGATTAAGGCAGCGTAGCACGGCACCAAGAGGAAACCGAGAGGCTGGAGATGCGAGGCAGAGGGGAAGAGCTATGCTAGGGGTCAGAGAAGGATATCTAACAGCCTGGGCTAGCAGTCTAAGGACATGGTATCTAGCCTGGCCAGACAGCCCCGGGAGTACAAGGCTGCCACTGGGGATACCCTGTAACCAGCCTGAACAGGAAAACTCATCAGTTGAGGAActactggagagggaggggaatagacagaaagagacagagaacgagaacaagcaagagagagtgaggaagatcaagagggacagagacagaacgagaggaggaggggaaaagcaagagaaagggagagactgaggaggagaaagggacagCGAGcgaaagggagggaaaaagaaaaaggaagagggggagggagaaagagagggagagaagggaaggaggccAGCAGTGAGATCGGATCTGCTCAGCTGGATGAATCTTGGGCCCGCCTCAATGTACGCGAGGGAGAGCGTGGGCGCGGGAGACGGAGCGAGGGAGACGGAGCGAGCGAACGAGTGGGTGACGGCGCGATTACATGCGAGAGGCCGCGCTGCTGACGTCTACCCCAGGAGGCAGATGCAGTCCTGCCGCAACTTCACACCACTCACAAATCGGAAGGACCGTTCTAGAAACATTCGTCACAAAGTCCTCTCACCTCACGCAGGAAAAAAAACCTTTCTACTCGTCTCCCCATTCATCTGTGGACAGCTCGGCTGCACCCACCAGTGGATCTTATGTTCGTTCCCCCAAACAGACCTGGTCTCTGTCAGGTCCTAGTTTTCCCAGGCCCTGTCCTGAAGCATGGCTGAGCATCACAGGGCACTGACCGACTGTGTGAAGTAGCACACTTCGGCTCCAGCAGCAGAGTGGATTATGTCATCACTTTTATTTTCCATGACTGGCTTCGCTGGCGTCTGACCTAGATTGCATCAGCCATGGGAGGCAAcgcagaggagggcagggcggaTGGGGGAGGacatgtgtggaggggaggacatgtggggaggtgaggatgggacgagagagggatgaggcggAGAAAGGGGCAGAGAAAGAAGGGATGGCTAGGAGAatagggggatggggaggtgaaAGGTGGGggatgagaaggagaaagaagtaGAAGAATATAACTCCATCTCCGATCCTGGATCCTCTCCTGTCACACCGGGAGGCATCCAACCAGCATGGTGGTCCAGCAGTATACAGGAACATCGCACATTGGTAGGTTGGTCCCCATTTCAAGTCAGCAGAAGTCACTTAGATGACTTGtgtgtccctccatccctcaatatctccattcctctctccatccttcccctgAGCGTCCCTGTTGATGCTGACACCGTGACACGACCTGTCACCAAGTCTGATCCTCTCACTAGTGCTGAAGGCAGAAGCGAGGACTCTGCTGTCCTTTCACACGCCATGTCGCGATGTCATCCATCATCGCTGACAGTGACTAAACTGCTCGCGGTGCAGTCATGAAGCTATACTGTACACAATACGATACTAAGACCAAGACAGAAAAATCCCAGACgtgcatttattttctttttttatcaggATTGCTGGCAGGAGTGACTTGATGTTCCAGTCCTGACAGACAAGGGAACAATTCTCACTTTCCAACCAATCAGGTTTACCCTTTCCACTAATGAGGGAGGAGGATACTGACCGTCTGCGTCCACCTCGTTGATCATGTCCTGCAGCTCAGCCTCTGTGGGGTTCTGACCCAGCGACCGCATGACTGTGCCCAGCTCCTTGGTTGTGATGGTGCCGTCGCCATCCTTGTCGAATAAGGAAAACGCCTCCTTGAactctggagagggagagaggaggaaaggagggagggaggagaaaggaaggaaggagaaagtcAAAAAGCAGCCCCCACCAAATCCACCACTTGAGAACCTTGTACGATGGAGTGGAACGCCTTTGAAGGAGTGACATAACTCCAGAATTTTCTGCATCATGACATTTTCATCCAAAAATATAAAACAACGCGAAGAAGAAACCAAGATAGAAGTTTAGACCCTGAAAGTAACATTCATTACCAACTCATTCAATATCCACATTGGCTCTCAGTGGTGAAGAGTCTTCAGCGCcagatacagagagaccaggaggaaacACTGAGGGCTAGATGCTTGAAGTATACTATAGCATTGGCGCTCACTGCACAAGTTAATTAACCACCAAGGGCTTCAGTTTTATGTAACTGAAGACAACAAAAGTAAACTAGTCATCACAGACCCAGTATTTTATTCAGCTAGGGTTCTTCATTTAATTCCCTCTCAGTAACATGGAGTTAGTGAAGTAGATGGTAACCAGATTTCCTGTGCTATGCTGGGGTGGTGGGGTAGGGTGCCTGGAGGGTCTTGTGAGGCAGGGGTTGTGGGGTGCCTGGAGGGGCTTGTGAGGCAGGGGTTGTGGGGTGCCTGGAGGGGATTGTGAGGCAGGGTTTGTGGGGTGCCTGGAGGGGCTTGTGAGGCAGGGTTTGTGGGGTGCCTGGAGGGGCTTGTGAGACAGGGGTTGTGGGGTGCCTGGAGGGGCTTGTGAGGCAGGGGTTGTAGAGTGAGTGCTGTTTTTACCTGCAATCTGCTCCTCTGTTAGCTGGTCGGCCTGGGGAGAAgaaacagggaggaggaagttACTCAATTGTTAATCTAAATACCAATCTCCTTAGTCATTGTCAGTGCCCTTCCTTCATCCTCGCTTCCCCTGCCCGcccatctatccctccctcctcttccccattcctgcctgcctctgccacatccctccccttcccccttcccccatccctccctctgccacatccctccccttcccccatccctccctctgccacatccctccccttcccccatccctccctctgccacatccctccccttcccccatcccccatccctccctctgccacatccctccccttcccccatccctctccccagccaccatatccctcactccttcccccacccctccctctctccccccagggtCTAACTAAACAAGTGATGACTGTGCGTTGGTCCCTCCACAGTCCTATGACAAACCCTGTCTCTCTACGATGTGCTTGTTTTGCACTGAAACAGTTTGACCCGACACAAAAACATGTGTCAGATCCCACCCTGTGGGATGTAGAATGGGTGTAacaagtaaaaaagaaaaagacaaacaaacaggccaGGGGAACCAAGGGGAGAACAGGGACTCCACCCAACCCtggtaacacccccccccccccccccccccggttgtTAATGGATATTATGAGTCATAGCAGAGGGATCTAGCCAGGACCCACACAGGGATGAAGTCTTGCAAAGACGGGGCCTCTGATTTCAAACATGCATGGGCAGCAGAGCTTTAAAACACTAATACCGTGTTAACACCAGCCACTCCCTCGGGCACACACCTCGGGCCTTGAACACCTTGAACATGTGTTATCAGTATCACGGCAACAAACCCCAGACGTCATCCGGATGGCAGgaaaacaggaacacacacgcacaatgttGGGTTTGTTGTGTGgttgaggggggaaagagaacaagagaatcacacacacacacacacacacacacactttactctAGATGCCAATACTTCCATAGCCATGTTTCTTGTGAATTGGTCAAAGTACACAGTTCTGCCCCACTGCAGTCCTACAACACGCGTGTTAGGGGGAAGTGGGctttgacagagacagacaccgcCTGGATCCTGCCACATCTGAACATCACACAGGCAGCTCTCTGGGAGAGCCATAGAAAACGTGCCATTCTAAGGTAGCCTATTGCTAATGATGCGATTTCTGGTTCCCGTTCCTCAGCTCATCAGGAAAGGCAAGTCTGACCGTGGATCTTCGCTCGTGTGGTTTAGTTCTGTAGAGCTCATCAGAAGTccaagacaaaacacatttcATGACTGAGGATATATTGATTCCAGTAACGACATGACTTCAGACTGCAAAGGATAACTTCAACAATCATAATATGATTAGCTGACATGATTCAGTCAAACTCTGCACAATAGCATTTGGGTTTTTGTTTCTCCCTTgccatctctgcctccctcggttcctctctccatctgggaGATTagcaaaataaaattattttactATGGAGGAGTGGGGGTAATGCGACTGCACATTGCTATGAATTATCTTCCGCTCAcatatccccctccctctctcacccctccccctctctttttagaggtcaccagaagcagtcataagaagattggtgatttggcctttgtcaattacgccccaaaactatggaacaaattacccataaatattagggaagcaaacactagacatttttaaaagacagcttaaaacctacctttttaccgaagcatttaagtcattttatctcaaaagggttttcctacttttattagttatattattgtagaatcttggtttagtaaatttgggtcattatttgacttgctaattttactttgtctaggtcagagttggcgaactctgatagcgtacaagaactctggtcgcgtgaagtatttaaacaaatatgtaaaacaatctgtattcttgatctgaggcaaaggatctgttaagagaatacggcccatactcttgacctggggaaaggatctgttaacagagtgtatggttttatatatatagaccaggggtgaaccaaatgtatatgttacttttaagatgcatgtttaaagttgttctctcttgaacagagatctttttgggatttttatttttgtttgaattgtttatcacttgtattattgtttttattgattttatgtaaagcaccttgagctacaattcttgtatgaaatgtgctatataaatgaagtcttacttacttactctttccccctctcaggactctgctctctccttctctcacccccatccccctccccctcccaggcctctgttctctccctgtATCACCcccaatctccccccccccctccttctctctctctctcctgggcaTTGAGTTCAGTGACTCAGTGGAGCCAAACCTCTGGAAGAGACCCAGTCCTCGCAGTCCAGCTGCATGACCAGGTCTACTACCAGCCctgcccatcctccctcccccccccagcactgGAGCTTAGCTCCGGGAAGACACCAACACCCCAGTCTGTCCTGTTCCAGTTCGGCCCCTCAGGGCCACCCTTTGGGAGACCTACAACCTCTCTTAGGAACATTGCTGGATGTTCTGATTCACTTTTGAGTGTGGAATGTTTTGTCTTTCATGGCTGCAGCATGGGGTGAAATCCCAAGCCAGTACTTCCATTTTGTGGGACAATAAAGTTCATCTTGAATCCATCACCCTTGCCTGCACAGCGCAGCCTGAGTGGGGAGGTGGTCCACCGTGGGCCGGGTCTGAGGACCATGGGCGGTCAGCGGATAACTGATTCTACACAGGATCTACCCGCGAGGACAAGCCATAACACTCAGGAGTATAAAACACACAGGAAACTCCCCCTGATTCATGTTGTCCTATGGAGACAGTGTTGTCCCAGCACTAGCTCTCTGAGGACAGACAGATTGAagaggggtaggagggaggatCCTGGCATGAGCCTTTACAGAGTTGCCAAGAAGCCGGTCAACCACTcgtctgtccatccctcccatGGAGCAGAAAACCAGTTTACTGGGCCATGGCTCTGCACAGCAGCTAAGCCTCTATGAGCCACCTCATAAAAATTTGCAAAGCAACTAGTCCTCTGTCAGTGTGGAGAGATCAACTGTAAACATTGGCTAGGATTTACATATGTCACATACACTTGcctctgtgtacacacacacacacacacaagggaaagaaaaaaaaagcttaaTGATAATGCTGAACACTTTCTTTCTAGATGGTGGGGGTGGACCCAGTAGCTCCACCCTACAGGCTACTATACGGGCTTTAGAGCGGACTGAAGGCTCCACTTGTGACAGCAGTTTACCTTGCCCAGGAGAAGAGCTGGCTGCCAAAATCATAAATGATTCAATGCACTGGATCAGATGTCCTCCAAGTTACTAAACATGGGCCCGCAAACAAAACTGGACCTGGAATAGGATAGGCCTTAGTACACTAGGCCTACTTAGTAAATACTTCCATCTCAATAGTGGGCAGTAGTCAAGCGTACAAAGGTTAAGGCTTGTGGATTAAACTTTTCTGAAGTGATacgtagaaagaaagagaacgagaTGGAGAGATCCAAACCCCTTGTGGTTGACATAATAACAGGGTGCAATGTGAGACCACATGCAGCCGGATTTCATGATATGGGATATTGGATCACTGAGGGGACAAATGAGATGTAGCTTATGTCTGTACTCTCCTGAGCCCTGGATGTTCATTCAGTGATGATGGTCAATACATTAGCTGGGAGGCCCCTTCTCACATCCTGATTTCCATTGCGTCTCTGATCGATTTGTGACACCAGGCTGACTGTTCCTAATAGACACACCTAATTTTGCTTGATTTCTCACCCCTCATATTGATAATGAATGAATATGAAAAAGAGTCAGTGACCGTGTTGGTgtgtgcctccctctctctgtgaatTGTGTCTGAAGTGTGTTACATCATCTTGGCAAACAAGCATCCAATATTTGAACTCATATATCAAAGTGATGCATTGCTCTGTTTAAATATTGTCAATTTTAAAGGATTTAGTTATGACCAGAACTCAACACTTGAAGCTTATATAGGGTCAGAGCGCTCAGCGAAGTGAGCTCTGAAAAATAAGCACAGCATTTGCATACGATTTAAATTTGTACAAGACAAGCAAATTCAAAAGTCAGCATATGTCGAGATAGCTCAGAACAGTCAACGAGAAACAGTAGAACCATTTCGCAGTCTAATCTGGCCCAATGGTATATCGGCTACACTGTTTAAATTTGCCACATTCCCAGTTAGAAGTCGATGAGCGATTTCCGTTGCGGAACATTGACAAtacaatgaggatattttctTCGTGGTTAGGCTACAATTTGAACTCGAATTTTCcctaaaatacatttttaattaTGGCCGATGACATGCATTCTTTAAGGGACAAACAACATAATAAAACCGCATTACCCTATATAAATTACAGGGTAGTAAGGCTGGTCTTGGCTACACTAATTCGCAGGAACAACGATTCTCCTGGTTTACTTGATAGCCCTAAACTGCATAAACAAACTGAGCTCGTAGAGCATTGCTTGTCATTTATACAGATTCTATTAATCCGGTTCAATGTTTAATTCAATCTGCACCATGGCACCCTAGAGCCAGCTACATGGCCCGATATAGCCACGGACCCGACTAACCTATGCCTTCAGAATTGCGCACTTATCACGGAATCCCACTCCATTTTGACAGTTGCATCGCCCTAGATAAACAAACGGTGAATACAATTTAATTATCCCAGTGCATAGTCCAACTACAATGCTTACTCTTGGCAACAAGTATAtactaaataaaaacacaataacCAGCTTTATAATCGTCCCAGTTCAAACCCCTGATGAAACCCCGATGTAAAATGCAGCATTGAATGACGTTCAAATAACACTTTCgacacttttcttttttgtccaaACGGTGAAATTGAAATAATTTGGTAAAACTATGTAATTAAAATACATACCATGTTTGACGAGTCTGAGCTGATTAGCCTATCTAAGAAGCAGACTACGAATGCTCTCGTTCCTTAGATGGAGTTCTATCAGCAAGATAGAGGTGTGTATATTCGCCGTGGTTAGAATGGGGTTAGCTCTGTATCCCTCCGCCACACTAGCACTGATCACTCACTTCCTTATTCTATGCTGCAGATATTTGGCCGGAGTTCCCTCCCTAAAAAGGCGGAGACACGTCACCCACAGACCCAGCAGCGGTGGACGAGCCTACTATAGAACGGTTATACAGATTGCTTTCCCGATAGATATAGCCTACCTACGCCATGTCAGACTGCGCCACAATCTGGTCAAAAGTGTTATGTCTGTATATTGAATGGCGTTATGTACAATACATACAAAGCTGTAAGAAGGTTCACGAGTTTCAATATAAGATGCTAATACTTCTATGGCATGGCTACTGCAATGTTGCTTTTTTGGCCAGGCGGAGGACACACCAGTGAAACCTTCTCGATCCATTTCTCTAATGGATCTAATGACACATTTTTTTAACTATATTTTACAACCCAATTGAGCCCAAGTCCTATAATAGGCCTACATCGAGTTAAAGTTTATACAACACACTTCAACCCACTGAATATCTCTTCCGTGTCTGCATTTTGCACATATCAAACCTGACAGCACAGGCTATAGGAAAAGTAGGCCTCAAGAATCACCACATGGGCGGAACTACTTTTGGCGGATGGATATTTCCAGTGCATAAAAAGGTTTCCTCGTTGACACTGGAGAATTT belongs to Osmerus mordax isolate fOsmMor3 chromosome 8, fOsmMor3.pri, whole genome shotgun sequence and includes:
- the LOC136947203 gene encoding calmodulin-alpha isoform X1 gives rise to the protein MADQLTEEQIAEFKEAFSLFDKDGDGTITTKELGTVMRSLGQNPTEAELQDMINEVDADGNGTIDFPEFLTMMARKMKDTDSEEEIREAFRVFDKDGNGYISAAELRHVMTNLGEKLTDEEVDEMIREADIDGDGQVNYEGEDELGLGAGVRVRLIW
- the LOC136947203 gene encoding calmodulin-1 isoform X2: MADQLTEEQIAEFKEAFSLFDKDGDGTITTKELGTVMRSLGQNPTEAELQDMINEVDADGNGTIDFPEFLTMMARKMKDTDSEEEIREAFRVFDKDGNGYISAAELRHVMTNLGEKLTDEEVDEMIREADIDGDGQVNYEEFVQMMTAK